In Nymphaea colorata isolate Beijing-Zhang1983 chromosome 3, ASM883128v2, whole genome shotgun sequence, a genomic segment contains:
- the LOC116250840 gene encoding uncharacterized protein LOC116250840: MEMDPSASSSFPYVQNGEAPDLMGLLALAREFVQQGQPSHALQAVVMAVKSSGGDAAVSQTLDRARELYRKKMQVNVVADELASLFAECVISEAQPMHPAPLPFDTGGQMLTPDAEGNSILEKTGRKQIMLDAFADGSSFICLQCGGLVSNLRKDEHFAYWCCAI, encoded by the exons ATGGAGATGGATCCttctgcctcttcttcttttccatatGTTCAGAACGGGGAAGCACCGGACTTGATGGGCTTGCTGGCGCTGGCTCGCGAATTCGTCCAGCAAGGGCAGCCTTCTCATGCTCTTCAAGCG GTCGTTATGGCAGTGAAGTCCAGTGGTGGAGATGCTGCTGTTTCACAGACACTGGACAGAGCCCGTGAATTATATCGAAAGAAGATGCAGGTGAACGTTGTGGCAGATGAACTCGCTTCCTTGTTTGCTGAATGTGTGATTTCTGAAGCACAACCAATGCACCCTGCACCATTGCCGTTTGATACTGGAGGCCAAATGCTCACTCCAGATGCTGAAGGGAACTCAATCCTTGAAAAAACTGGAAGAAAACAGATAATGTTGGACGCCTTTGCAGATGGCAGCAGCTTTATTTGTCTGCAGTGCGGAGGCCTGGTTAGCAATCTGCGTAAAGACGAGCATTTCGCGTATTGGTGCTGTGCAATTTGA
- the LOC116251396 gene encoding histone-lysine N-methyltransferase CLF isoform X1 — protein sequence MTSKSTSSASGSRVPTKLDAKDAQIDGSQDIAAIDKILSVIESLKMQVAADRVMAVKHKIEENNKKLGSFTDHLYNLSMMRSSTKISGGKPVDLLAKNREDASCTSSSLDHTGCGKQNICCLEDVSNASTTTALANNLGGRSTVRPVKLPEVQKLPPYTTWIFLDRNQRMTEDQSVVGRRRIYYDQNGGEALICSDSEDDVVEEEEEKREFRGCEDYVLRMTIQEVGLSDLVLESLAQQLGRKPSEIKERYESLLNEERIKLSPGKEETDAEIWHEESFAEKDLEAALDSFDNLFCRRCLVFDCRLHGCSQDLVLPSEKQLPWSVPVDDAGTPCGTHCYLLEMKSESTATASSPARDALEEQLPPSSTSTGGQMSSRKKGALAGSSSGRRSKSQQTESASSTANLVSESSVSETRSRKDSSICKAMSPSKIAQSAKSTINKKSNKRAAEKALICLRKRQKKLMASDSDSVVSGVLWPRDMKLRSTSRKENSDTTPDSPRKVEKPANLRKLRSNTLPMLDGEKLLDSKVVNRTQNEIDKEHAVTCSDNMSRKGNPCAKTVGKHEAYEDKVWKTIEKSLFAKGVEIFGKNSCLIARNVLNGLKTCAEVAQYIMWNQNKHLCRTGDGANSLSDANGKDDCSDTMGTDSQRRSRFLRRRGRVRRLKYTWKSAGLHSIRKRMTDRKDQPCRQYTPCSCQSACGKQCSCLRNGTCCEKYCGCPKSCKNRFRGCHCAKSQCRSRQCPCFAADRECDPDVCRNCWVGCGDGMLGGPPQRGDNYECRNMKLLLKQQQRVLLGPSDISGWGAFLKNSVNKHEYLGEYTGELISHREADKRGKIYDRENSSFLFNLNDQFVLDAYRKGDKLKFANHSPDPNCYAKVIMVAGDHRVGIFAKERICGGEELFYDYRYEPDRAPAWAKKPECSTSKKEDNSVSQGRAKKLA from the exons ATGACGTCAAAATCCACGAGCTCGGCCTCCGGATCGAGGGTTCCAACCAAACTCGACGCCAAGGATGCGCAG ATTGATGGTTCACAAGACATTGCAGCTATTGATAAGATCTTATCGGTTATTGAATCCCTGAAAATGCAAGTTGCAGCTGACCGTGTCATGGCTGTAAAG CacaaaattgaagagaacaacAAAAAACTAGGAAGCTTTACAGATCATTTATATAATTTGTCAATGATGAGGTCTTCTACAAAAATTAGTGGTGGTAAACCAGTTGACTTGTTAGCGAAGAATCGGGAAGATGCATCTTGTACATCAAGCAGCCTTGATCATACTGGATGtggaaaacaaaatatttgCTGTCTTGAGGATGTATCAAATGCTTCCACAACAACTGCTTTGGCAAATAACCTTGGAGGACGAAGTACCGTGCGCCCTGTCAAGTTGCCAGAAGTGCAAAAATTGCCTCCTTACACTACATGGATTTTTTTAGATAG GAATCAACGGATGACTGAGGATCAATCTGTTGTTGGAAGGAGGCGGATTTATTATGATCAAAATGGTGGAGAAGCCCTTATCTGCAGTGACAGTGAAGATGATGttgtggaagaagaagaggagaagagagaatttCGTGGTTGTGAAGATTATGTTCTTCG AATGACTATTCAAGAAGTTGGGTTATCTGATCTCGTGCTGGAATCACTTGCCCAACAGCTTGGAAGGAAGCCTTCTGAGATTAag GAAAGGTATGAAAGCCTTTTGAATGAGGAGAGGATTAAGTTATCACCAGGAAAGGAAGAAACAGATGCAGAAATTTGGCACGAGGAGTCCTTTGCTGAAAAAGATCTTGAAGCTGCTTTAGATTCTTTTGATAACCTTTTCTGTCGCCGTTGCCTG GTTTTTGATTGCAGATTACACGGATGTTCTCAAGACCTTGTCCTACCG TCAGAGAAACAGCTACCATGGAGCGTTCCAGTTGATGATGCAGGAACACCTTGTGGCACCCACTGCTATCTCTTG GAAATGAAATCAGAAAGTACTGCAACTGCCAGTTCTCCTGCTCGTGATGCACTTGAAGAGCAATTACCTCCTTCATCCACCAGTACGGGAGGTCAAATGAGCTCCAGAAAAAAGGGGGCATTGGCTGGTTCATCTAGTGGAAGAAGGTCAAAATCTCAGCAGACAGAAAGTGCTTCTTCAACTGCAAATCTTGTATCTGAAAGCAGTGTATCAGAAACAAGGTCCCGGAAGGACAGCTCAATTTGTAAAGCAATGTCACCTTCAAAAATTGCACAATCTGCAAAATCTACTATTAATAAGAAAAGCAACAAACGGGCTGCTGAAAAGGCATTAATTTGCTTACGTAAGAGACAAAAGAAATTGATGGCTTCTGATTCTGACTCAGTTGTGAGTGGTGTTTTATGGCCAAGAGATATGAAGCTTAGGTCCACATCACGCAAGGAGAACAGTGACACCACACCTGATTCACCAAGAAAGGTGGAAAAACCTGCAAATCTTAGAAAGTTGAGAAGCAATACATTACCTATGTTAGATGGCGAGAAACTACTTGACTCTAAAGTTGTTAATAGAACACAGAATGAAATAGATAAAGAGCATGCGGTTACATGTAGTGACAACATGTCGCGGAAAGGTAATCCTTGTGCTAAAACAGTTGGTAAACATGAAGCCTATGAAGATAAAGTGTGGAAGACTATTGAGAAAAGCCTATTTGCTAAAGGTGTAGAAATATTTGGGAAGAACAG CTGTTTAATTGCTAGAAATGTTTTGAATGGCCTCAAGACATGTGCGGAGGTTGCTCAGTACATCATGTGgaatcaaaataaacatttatGTAGAACAGGAGATGGTGCTAATTCTTTGTCGGATGCCAACGGCAAGGATGACTGCAGCGATACCATG GGAACTGATTCACAGAGGAGGTCGAGGTTCCTGCGGAGAAGAGGCAGAGTGCGCCGGTTGAAGTACACCTGGAAATCTGCTGGTTTGCattcaataagaaaaagaatgacTGACAGAAAGGACCAGCCTTGCAGGCAGTATACCCCATGTAGCTGTCAATCTGCCTGTGGGAAGCAGTGCAGCTGCCTTCGGAATGGAACATGCTGTGAAAAATACTGTGG ATGCCCAAAAAGTTGCAAGAACCGGTTTAGAGGTTGCCATTGTGCAAAAAGCCAATGTCGAAGTCGCCAATGCCCATGCTTTGCTGCTGATCGGGAGTGTGATCCAGACGTTTGCAGGAATTGTTGGGTtgg TTGTGGTGATGGCATGCTTGGAGGTCCTCCCCAGAGAGGTGATAATTATGAATGCAGAAACATGAAGCTGCTTCTCAAACAGCAACAAAGG GTTTTACTTGGACCATCAGATATTTCTGGTTGGGGTGCATTCTTGAAG AATAGTGTAAATAAACATGAGTATCTAGGGGAATATACTGGTGAATTGATTTCGCACCGAGAAGCAGATAAGCGTGGGAAGATATACGACAGGGAAAATTCATCATTCCTTTTCAACCTAAATGATCAA TTTGTTCTGGATGCTTACAGAAAAGGTGACAAGTTAAAATTTGCTAACCACTCACCAGATCCAAATTGTTATGCAAAG GTTATTATGGTGGCAGGCGATCATAGAGTGGGAATATTTGCCAAGGAGCGAATATGCGGTGGGGAGGAGTTATTCTATGATTACCGTTATGAACCAGATCGTGCTCCTGCTTGGGCAAAGAAACCCGAATGCTCAACTTCTAAGAAGGAAGATAATTCTGTTTCTCAAGGGAGAGCCAAAAAGCTTGCGTAG
- the LOC116251396 gene encoding histone-lysine N-methyltransferase CLF isoform X2 translates to MTSKSTSSASGSRVPTKLDAKDAQIDGSQDIAAIDKILSVIESLKMQVAADRVMAVKHKIEENNKKLGSFTDHLYNLSMMRSSTKISGGKPVDLLAKNREDASCTSSSLDHTGCGKQNICCLEDVSNASTTTALANNLGGRSTVRPVKLPEVQKLPPYTTWIFLDRNQRMTEDQSVVGRRRIYYDQNGGEALICSDSEDDVVEEEEEKREFRGCEDYVLRMTIQEVGLSDLVLESLAQQLGRKPSEIKERYESLLNEERIKLSPGKEETDAEIWHEESFAEKDLEAALDSFDNLFCRRCLVFDCRLHGCSQDLVLPSEKQLPWSVPVDDAGTPCGTHCYLLEMKSESTATASSPARDALEEQLPPSSTSTGGQMSSRKKGALAGSSSGRRSKSQQTESASSTANLVSESSVSETRSRKDSSICKAMSPSKIAQSAKSTINKKSNKRAAEKALICLRKRQKKLMASDSDSVVSGVLWPRDMKLRSTSRKENSDTTPDSPRKVEKPANLRKLRSNTLPMLDGEKLLDSKVVNRTQNEIDKEHAVTCSDNMSRKGNPCAKTVGKHEAYEDKVWKTIEKSLFAKGVEIFGKNSCLIARNVLNGLKTCAEVAQYIMWNQNKHLCRTGDGANSLSDANGKDDCSDTMRRSRFLRRRGRVRRLKYTWKSAGLHSIRKRMTDRKDQPCRQYTPCSCQSACGKQCSCLRNGTCCEKYCGCPKSCKNRFRGCHCAKSQCRSRQCPCFAADRECDPDVCRNCWVGCGDGMLGGPPQRGDNYECRNMKLLLKQQQRVLLGPSDISGWGAFLKNSVNKHEYLGEYTGELISHREADKRGKIYDRENSSFLFNLNDQFVLDAYRKGDKLKFANHSPDPNCYAKVIMVAGDHRVGIFAKERICGGEELFYDYRYEPDRAPAWAKKPECSTSKKEDNSVSQGRAKKLA, encoded by the exons ATGACGTCAAAATCCACGAGCTCGGCCTCCGGATCGAGGGTTCCAACCAAACTCGACGCCAAGGATGCGCAG ATTGATGGTTCACAAGACATTGCAGCTATTGATAAGATCTTATCGGTTATTGAATCCCTGAAAATGCAAGTTGCAGCTGACCGTGTCATGGCTGTAAAG CacaaaattgaagagaacaacAAAAAACTAGGAAGCTTTACAGATCATTTATATAATTTGTCAATGATGAGGTCTTCTACAAAAATTAGTGGTGGTAAACCAGTTGACTTGTTAGCGAAGAATCGGGAAGATGCATCTTGTACATCAAGCAGCCTTGATCATACTGGATGtggaaaacaaaatatttgCTGTCTTGAGGATGTATCAAATGCTTCCACAACAACTGCTTTGGCAAATAACCTTGGAGGACGAAGTACCGTGCGCCCTGTCAAGTTGCCAGAAGTGCAAAAATTGCCTCCTTACACTACATGGATTTTTTTAGATAG GAATCAACGGATGACTGAGGATCAATCTGTTGTTGGAAGGAGGCGGATTTATTATGATCAAAATGGTGGAGAAGCCCTTATCTGCAGTGACAGTGAAGATGATGttgtggaagaagaagaggagaagagagaatttCGTGGTTGTGAAGATTATGTTCTTCG AATGACTATTCAAGAAGTTGGGTTATCTGATCTCGTGCTGGAATCACTTGCCCAACAGCTTGGAAGGAAGCCTTCTGAGATTAag GAAAGGTATGAAAGCCTTTTGAATGAGGAGAGGATTAAGTTATCACCAGGAAAGGAAGAAACAGATGCAGAAATTTGGCACGAGGAGTCCTTTGCTGAAAAAGATCTTGAAGCTGCTTTAGATTCTTTTGATAACCTTTTCTGTCGCCGTTGCCTG GTTTTTGATTGCAGATTACACGGATGTTCTCAAGACCTTGTCCTACCG TCAGAGAAACAGCTACCATGGAGCGTTCCAGTTGATGATGCAGGAACACCTTGTGGCACCCACTGCTATCTCTTG GAAATGAAATCAGAAAGTACTGCAACTGCCAGTTCTCCTGCTCGTGATGCACTTGAAGAGCAATTACCTCCTTCATCCACCAGTACGGGAGGTCAAATGAGCTCCAGAAAAAAGGGGGCATTGGCTGGTTCATCTAGTGGAAGAAGGTCAAAATCTCAGCAGACAGAAAGTGCTTCTTCAACTGCAAATCTTGTATCTGAAAGCAGTGTATCAGAAACAAGGTCCCGGAAGGACAGCTCAATTTGTAAAGCAATGTCACCTTCAAAAATTGCACAATCTGCAAAATCTACTATTAATAAGAAAAGCAACAAACGGGCTGCTGAAAAGGCATTAATTTGCTTACGTAAGAGACAAAAGAAATTGATGGCTTCTGATTCTGACTCAGTTGTGAGTGGTGTTTTATGGCCAAGAGATATGAAGCTTAGGTCCACATCACGCAAGGAGAACAGTGACACCACACCTGATTCACCAAGAAAGGTGGAAAAACCTGCAAATCTTAGAAAGTTGAGAAGCAATACATTACCTATGTTAGATGGCGAGAAACTACTTGACTCTAAAGTTGTTAATAGAACACAGAATGAAATAGATAAAGAGCATGCGGTTACATGTAGTGACAACATGTCGCGGAAAGGTAATCCTTGTGCTAAAACAGTTGGTAAACATGAAGCCTATGAAGATAAAGTGTGGAAGACTATTGAGAAAAGCCTATTTGCTAAAGGTGTAGAAATATTTGGGAAGAACAG CTGTTTAATTGCTAGAAATGTTTTGAATGGCCTCAAGACATGTGCGGAGGTTGCTCAGTACATCATGTGgaatcaaaataaacatttatGTAGAACAGGAGATGGTGCTAATTCTTTGTCGGATGCCAACGGCAAGGATGACTGCAGCGATACCATG AGGAGGTCGAGGTTCCTGCGGAGAAGAGGCAGAGTGCGCCGGTTGAAGTACACCTGGAAATCTGCTGGTTTGCattcaataagaaaaagaatgacTGACAGAAAGGACCAGCCTTGCAGGCAGTATACCCCATGTAGCTGTCAATCTGCCTGTGGGAAGCAGTGCAGCTGCCTTCGGAATGGAACATGCTGTGAAAAATACTGTGG ATGCCCAAAAAGTTGCAAGAACCGGTTTAGAGGTTGCCATTGTGCAAAAAGCCAATGTCGAAGTCGCCAATGCCCATGCTTTGCTGCTGATCGGGAGTGTGATCCAGACGTTTGCAGGAATTGTTGGGTtgg TTGTGGTGATGGCATGCTTGGAGGTCCTCCCCAGAGAGGTGATAATTATGAATGCAGAAACATGAAGCTGCTTCTCAAACAGCAACAAAGG GTTTTACTTGGACCATCAGATATTTCTGGTTGGGGTGCATTCTTGAAG AATAGTGTAAATAAACATGAGTATCTAGGGGAATATACTGGTGAATTGATTTCGCACCGAGAAGCAGATAAGCGTGGGAAGATATACGACAGGGAAAATTCATCATTCCTTTTCAACCTAAATGATCAA TTTGTTCTGGATGCTTACAGAAAAGGTGACAAGTTAAAATTTGCTAACCACTCACCAGATCCAAATTGTTATGCAAAG GTTATTATGGTGGCAGGCGATCATAGAGTGGGAATATTTGCCAAGGAGCGAATATGCGGTGGGGAGGAGTTATTCTATGATTACCGTTATGAACCAGATCGTGCTCCTGCTTGGGCAAAGAAACCCGAATGCTCAACTTCTAAGAAGGAAGATAATTCTGTTTCTCAAGGGAGAGCCAAAAAGCTTGCGTAG